One stretch of Candidatus Omnitrophota bacterium DNA includes these proteins:
- a CDS encoding glycosyltransferase family 4 protein, protein MKIVVVGTRGFPDVQGGVERHCEELYTRLAALGCDITVISRSPYTGGTPYVYRGVQVLPVDCPKHKFMEAPIHTLLGVLKAKQLKAKILHVHAIGPSLFVPLARLLGMKVVMTHHGPDYERKKWNWFAKTILRLGERLGVTCSNQVIAVSQAIGCSVRARFGRDLAVIPNGVVVSEPAHEEEVLKKYDLERGEYILAVGRLVPEKGFDELIESFERFATAGQSRVLRKKLVIVGDADHEDEYSRQLKKKSSRISGVVMTGFQTGKPLQELYSHAGLFVLPSYHEGLPITLLEALSYGSSCLVSDIPANREVGLENDRYFRPGDIGVMTRKLEQFVNEAPAGDGPRAKRIQQVVRDYDWGQIAARTLELYEGMLGSNNHWPMIEMKEKALAFAG, encoded by the coding sequence TGAAGATAGTCGTTGTGGGAACTCGAGGATTTCCGGATGTCCAGGGCGGGGTAGAAAGACACTGCGAAGAGCTCTATACGCGGCTGGCAGCCCTTGGCTGCGACATTACTGTGATCAGCCGGTCTCCTTACACGGGCGGGACCCCGTATGTGTACCGCGGAGTCCAGGTTTTGCCGGTCGATTGTCCTAAGCATAAGTTTATGGAAGCGCCGATCCACACCCTCCTGGGGGTTTTGAAGGCGAAGCAGCTCAAGGCGAAGATCTTGCATGTACATGCCATCGGCCCGTCGCTTTTTGTTCCCTTGGCGCGACTTCTGGGTATGAAGGTCGTGATGACTCACCACGGCCCTGATTATGAGCGAAAGAAATGGAACTGGTTTGCGAAGACAATACTGAGGCTGGGAGAAAGACTTGGAGTTACCTGCTCTAACCAAGTCATTGCTGTTTCTCAGGCAATCGGCTGCTCCGTTCGCGCAAGATTCGGGCGGGACTTGGCCGTTATTCCAAACGGTGTGGTTGTTTCAGAGCCCGCCCATGAGGAAGAGGTTCTCAAGAAGTACGATCTTGAGCGGGGAGAGTATATTCTTGCGGTCGGACGCCTTGTTCCGGAAAAGGGTTTCGACGAACTCATTGAAAGTTTTGAGCGCTTTGCCACGGCCGGGCAGAGCCGGGTGCTTCGAAAGAAGCTGGTGATCGTGGGTGACGCGGACCATGAGGATGAATACAGCAGGCAGCTCAAGAAGAAAAGCAGCCGCATTTCCGGCGTTGTCATGACCGGGTTTCAGACCGGGAAGCCGCTTCAGGAGCTTTACAGCCATGCAGGCCTTTTTGTGCTGCCGTCCTACCATGAGGGCCTGCCCATCACGCTTCTGGAGGCTCTGAGCTACGGTTCTTCATGTCTGGTCTCCGACATCCCGGCCAATCGCGAGGTGGGTTTGGAAAATGACCGGTACTTCAGACCTGGGGATATTGGTGTGATGACTCGCAAATTGGAGCAGTTTGTCAATGAAGCTCCCGCTGGAGACGGGCCCCGGGCCAAGAGGATTCAGCAGGTCGTCCGCGACTACGATTGGGGCCAGATTGCCGCAAGGACTCTTGAGCTTTATGAAGGAATGCTCGGGTCAAACAATCATTGGCCTATGATCGAGATGAAGGAAAAGGCCCTGGCTTTTGCGGGCTAG
- a CDS encoding outer membrane beta-barrel protein, whose product MTAASAGTGTLYAGEIDVKVSASASQVYDDNITYAQRDAQSDFVTRLSPEVRLSYENGRTQASLSADLSHEVYWRYSDNDHTSEHAKVDLLHQLSKNDSIRVTDRFSHSYEPAAFDEQLARVGGRYSYYKNSFDISYFKEFSRDWRFNFGYGYDVDTTNRADLLDSEVHRVTLGADYILSSRDRVLGKYDFLHRTLDPGGDANIHSLSLGERHNFSEKLSIEGFAGVDMIESYNGESIVKPLWTVMLSNRITDRTSASLSFTQRYSTNPYTSDVFNSWRVSGEIGSQILKKLRGSASLFYARGEYDSLDLKDEFVGAGVALNYELRKDLTGSVSYNYSQSMSNVETREYEKNVLSFGISSEF is encoded by the coding sequence GTGACCGCTGCTTCTGCCGGCACCGGAACCCTTTATGCCGGTGAGATCGATGTCAAGGTGAGCGCCTCGGCGAGCCAAGTCTATGACGACAACATCACTTATGCTCAACGGGATGCGCAATCGGATTTTGTTACAAGACTGAGCCCGGAGGTCCGCCTGAGCTACGAGAACGGAAGGACCCAGGCCTCACTCAGTGCCGACTTGTCGCATGAGGTGTATTGGCGGTATTCGGACAACGACCATACCTCGGAGCACGCCAAGGTCGATTTGCTGCACCAGCTATCCAAAAATGATTCAATCCGGGTTACCGATCGCTTCAGCCACAGCTATGAACCCGCAGCCTTTGACGAACAACTCGCAAGAGTCGGAGGGCGCTACAGTTACTACAAGAATAGCTTTGATATTTCATATTTCAAAGAGTTCAGCCGTGATTGGCGCTTCAACTTTGGGTATGGCTATGATGTCGATACCACAAACAGGGCGGATCTGCTTGATTCCGAAGTGCACCGGGTGACCCTCGGAGCGGACTATATCCTTAGCTCGAGAGACAGGGTTTTAGGCAAGTACGACTTTTTGCACAGAACACTGGACCCGGGCGGGGATGCGAACATCCATTCCCTGAGTTTGGGAGAGAGACACAACTTTAGTGAAAAACTGAGTATCGAGGGGTTTGCCGGGGTGGATATGATCGAATCTTATAACGGAGAGTCTATTGTAAAGCCATTGTGGACCGTCATGCTCAGTAACCGTATCACGGATCGAACCTCTGCAAGTTTGTCCTTCACTCAGAGATATTCAACAAATCCCTACACCAGTGATGTCTTTAATTCCTGGAGGGTATCAGGAGAGATAGGCAGCCAGATTTTAAAGAAGTTGAGAGGTTCTGCCTCCCTGTTTTATGCCCGTGGGGAATACGATTCACTGGATCTGAAGGACGAGTTTGTGGGGGCTGGCGTGGCTTTGAACTACGAGCTCAGGAAGGACCTGACCGGTAGTGTCAGCTACAACTATTCCCAGAGCATGTCAAATGTTGAAACGAGAGAATATGAAAAGAATGTTCTCTCTTTTGGGATAAGCTCAGAATTCTAA
- a CDS encoding sugar transferase — protein sequence MLKEHFAFFQKLEMLGDLSLALVAFQWIYPYEGLSPVLPACLLIWAVLLHLLGAYESFRIKHVGDILLAIWSAAFIAIGICGFAAYLLKYQDLSRVFVILGYLSTAGMVSLERIAVMVFLRSIRKRGYNFRHILIVGTGLRAQQFMELLVEHSEWGLKIVGLVDEDRSLIGKRVHGFGVIGTLKDVPEIVHDRVVDEVVFVAPRSWHHKIKEVVAFCETEGIRVHHALDMFDLKFAKARPTDLDGFLLLTLDRTPMKVWHLFVKEVFDVLLAGVMLLVLLPLFIFVAVAVKMTSKGPVFHKQTRCGLKGRPFTLYKFRTMVENAEELLPRLSENNEMSGPVFKMKNDPRITPLGKMLRKTSIDELPQLWNVLKRDMSIVGPRPPLPQEVKRYDSWQRRRLSMRPGITCLWQVQGRNKIWDFDEWTRLDLHYIDHWSFWSDFKILARTVPAVIFGVGAK from the coding sequence ATGCTAAAAGAGCATTTTGCCTTTTTCCAAAAGCTGGAAATGTTGGGTGATCTGAGCCTTGCGCTGGTCGCCTTCCAATGGATTTATCCCTATGAAGGTTTGTCTCCGGTTCTGCCGGCCTGCCTTTTGATCTGGGCGGTGCTGCTGCATCTCTTGGGCGCTTATGAATCATTCAGGATAAAGCATGTTGGGGACATCCTGCTTGCGATATGGTCTGCGGCATTTATTGCAATTGGGATTTGCGGATTTGCGGCGTATCTTTTGAAATATCAGGATTTGAGCCGGGTCTTTGTCATTTTGGGTTATCTCTCAACCGCCGGGATGGTGTCCTTGGAGAGAATTGCCGTGATGGTGTTCCTGAGGTCTATCCGGAAGAGGGGATACAATTTCAGGCATATCCTTATTGTTGGGACCGGGTTAAGAGCTCAGCAGTTCATGGAGCTGCTTGTGGAGCATTCGGAGTGGGGTCTCAAAATCGTGGGGCTCGTTGACGAGGATAGATCTTTGATCGGAAAAAGGGTTCACGGCTTCGGCGTTATCGGTACTCTCAAGGACGTGCCGGAGATCGTCCACGACAGGGTTGTTGACGAAGTTGTCTTTGTCGCGCCGCGAAGCTGGCATCACAAGATCAAAGAGGTCGTTGCTTTTTGCGAAACCGAGGGAATAAGAGTACACCACGCCTTGGATATGTTTGACCTGAAGTTTGCCAAGGCCAGACCCACGGACCTGGACGGTTTTTTGCTCCTTACGCTGGACAGAACTCCGATGAAGGTTTGGCACCTTTTTGTCAAGGAGGTTTTCGACGTGTTGCTGGCCGGCGTGATGCTGCTTGTGCTCCTGCCGTTGTTCATCTTTGTTGCCGTAGCCGTTAAGATGACATCCAAGGGGCCAGTGTTTCACAAGCAGACACGGTGTGGCCTGAAGGGCAGGCCGTTCACTCTGTATAAGTTCAGGACAATGGTGGAGAACGCAGAAGAATTATTGCCCCGGCTGTCCGAGAATAATGAGATGAGCGGGCCCGTCTTTAAAATGAAAAACGACCCCCGCATTACGCCGCTGGGGAAGATGTTGAGGAAGACCAGTATTGATGAATTGCCGCAGCTTTGGAATGTGCTCAAGCGTGACATGAGTATTGTCGGACCGAGGCCGCCTCTTCCCCAGGAAGTGAAGCGGTATGATAGTTGGCAGAGGCGCCGGCTCAGCATGAGGCCGGGGATCACATGTCTTTGGCAGGTTCAAGGGCGTAATAAAATATGGGATTTCGACGAATGGACTCGTCTGGATCTGCACTACATTGATCATTGGTCGTTTTGGAGCGACTTTAAGATACTGGCACGCACGGTGCCCGCCGTCATCTTTGGTGTCGGCGCAAAATGA
- a CDS encoding SLBB domain-containing protein codes for MKQIRTQDRSARAAVGLILAAALVAVSPGYGYGQTSPDARYFEPMSATPIQDTVSRAREYEVGVNDLLDISILKPEEIRSTLTVAVAPDGAITVPYIGNVQANGRTLPVIQDEVQKRLADGYVEFPVVSVSLRQTRSKKFTVYGQVVHPGAYPAEEHMPLLNAITVAGGLIVPGSKGQVKLLRPHPEGGEVEILETDISDILMGAHQDVHVLSGDSIVVTVARFFVYGQIARPGAYPVEENMSILHAITVAGGFVESGATGRIKLLRRQGAKEEFEVLESDITAILEGAHQDIYVLPFDTIVVSVDKFFLYGEVNRPGMYPLEKTTTPLTAIAMAGGFVQSGATGRIKLLRSNTQGEEFHILESNVSAMLDGTSQEMAIHPGDTLVVSADRYFVSGDVVRPGAYPVEENMTLLHAVSASGGFIESDATGSVKLLRQGDSNEDFQIIDSDITAILSGAHRDVKVLPGDSIVVSVDKFFVYGEVNRPGMYPLSKTTTPLTAIAMAGGFTKFGSASHVKLLRMNEKLGMYDTKSVNIKDVISGYSKADSLLHSGDVVVVSESAF; via the coding sequence ATGAAACAAATTAGAACGCAAGACCGGAGTGCTCGAGCAGCGGTCGGACTAATTTTGGCGGCGGCTTTGGTGGCCGTATCGCCCGGGTATGGGTATGGCCAAACCAGCCCGGATGCCCGTTATTTTGAGCCGATGTCTGCTACACCCATCCAAGATACAGTATCAAGGGCGCGGGAGTATGAGGTCGGTGTCAATGATTTGCTGGACATCAGTATTCTAAAACCGGAGGAGATCCGCAGCACACTGACGGTGGCGGTGGCACCTGACGGAGCTATCACGGTTCCCTATATAGGGAATGTTCAGGCTAACGGACGCACTCTTCCGGTTATTCAGGATGAGGTCCAAAAGCGTTTGGCGGATGGATATGTCGAGTTTCCTGTTGTGTCCGTCTCACTGAGACAAACCCGGAGCAAGAAATTCACGGTTTATGGTCAAGTCGTTCATCCAGGCGCATATCCGGCCGAGGAGCATATGCCGCTTCTCAACGCAATTACAGTTGCCGGCGGTCTCATCGTCCCGGGTTCGAAAGGACAGGTTAAGCTTCTGCGTCCTCATCCCGAAGGAGGTGAGGTTGAGATTCTGGAAACAGATATTTCGGACATTCTGATGGGAGCCCATCAGGACGTGCACGTTCTGTCCGGGGATTCAATAGTAGTGACGGTGGCCAGGTTTTTTGTCTATGGCCAAATCGCCCGGCCCGGCGCTTATCCGGTTGAAGAGAATATGTCCATATTGCATGCGATCACAGTCGCCGGGGGTTTTGTCGAGTCCGGAGCAACCGGCCGGATCAAGCTTTTGCGCCGGCAGGGAGCAAAGGAAGAGTTCGAAGTGCTGGAGTCGGATATTACCGCTATCTTGGAGGGAGCCCATCAGGATATATACGTGTTGCCTTTCGACACCATCGTTGTGAGCGTCGATAAGTTCTTTCTTTATGGCGAAGTCAACCGCCCGGGCATGTATCCGTTGGAGAAAACGACTACCCCCCTTACAGCAATTGCTATGGCGGGAGGTTTTGTTCAGTCGGGGGCGACCGGCCGGATCAAATTGTTGCGGTCGAATACCCAAGGAGAAGAGTTCCACATTCTGGAATCTAATGTTTCAGCCATGCTGGATGGCACCAGCCAAGAGATGGCAATACATCCGGGTGACACGCTGGTGGTTTCGGCCGACAGGTATTTTGTGTCCGGCGATGTGGTGCGCCCGGGCGCTTATCCGGTTGAAGAGAACATGACACTTCTGCACGCTGTCTCTGCCAGCGGCGGCTTTATCGAGTCCGACGCAACCGGTAGTGTAAAACTTTTGCGTCAAGGAGACTCGAATGAAGATTTCCAGATTATTGATTCGGATATTACTGCGATTTTAAGCGGTGCTCACCGGGATGTGAAAGTGCTCCCCGGCGATTCAATCGTTGTGTCTGTGGACAAGTTTTTTGTCTATGGTGAGGTGAACAGACCCGGGATGTATCCCCTGAGTAAGACGACGACGCCTTTGACAGCGATTGCGATGGCTGGTGGGTTTACAAAATTCGGGTCCGCCAGCCATGTCAAGCTGTTGAGGATGAACGAAAAGCTGGGAATGTATGACACGAAGAGCGTGAACATTAAAGATGTCATTTCCGGATACTCAAAAGCCGATTCTTTGCTTCACTCAGGTGATGTTGTTGTAGTTTCGGAAAGTGCGTTTTAG